Proteins from one Macrobrachium rosenbergii isolate ZJJX-2024 chromosome 14, ASM4041242v1, whole genome shotgun sequence genomic window:
- the LOC136845759 gene encoding mothers against decapentaplegic homolog 6-like isoform X4 has product MGDIPHGEGLCLASLTAGPDYAPTEQSKKTKEKIGLGLVLYQEGGGVWVYNRSDIPLFVNSPTLDGGIHPRSSFNVHKLPPGHLINIFDYDKARLYQKLPLHPDLVHEGPIDQNSVRVSFAKGWGRNYHRQEITECPCWLEILLVPVR; this is encoded by the exons ATGGGAGATATTCCACACGGAGAAGGCCTCTGTTTAGCTTCCCTTACTGCAGGGCCCGATTATGCTCCCACGgaacaaagcaaaaaaactaaagaaaaaattggtCTCG GTTTAGTTCTTTACCAAGAAGGTGGTGGTGTATGGGTTTATAATCGTTCCGATATACCCCTTTTTGTGAATTCGCCAACTTTGGATGGTGGAATTCATCCGCGTTCCAGTTTCAACGTCCATAAGCTTCCTCCGGGTCATTTGATCAATATTTTTGATTATGACAAAGCCCGGCTCTATCAGAAACTTCCACTTCACCCAGACCTGGTGCATGAAGGACCTATTGATCAAAACTCTGTCAGGGTTTCCTTTGCTAAAGGCTGGGGACGCAATTACCATCGTCAAGAAATCACCGAGTGCCCGTGCTGGCTGGAAATTTTACTTGTGCCTGTGAGATGA